The Chiroxiphia lanceolata isolate bChiLan1 chromosome 4, bChiLan1.pri, whole genome shotgun sequence genome includes the window TGCTCTCCCAGAACACCTTCATGCCAGAGCTGCACCCGGCCACCCAGAAGCAGGGCACCCTCGAGTCCTGGAGTGACCTGGGGCACCAGATCATCTACCAGCTGGTCGTCTTCCTCAGGCCACCCCCCAGGCactctttccagctgcagccGCCCGGCGGCAGGCATGTGCCAGAGAGGTGCTCCAACATCCGGGTGGTGCTGGAGTGCTCGTGCTCCAGCACGACGGGGGAGACGTCGTGCTTTGTCCACCCCACGCACGACGCTCAGCCCTCGCGCCTGCTCCGCACCCTCTGCACGGGCTCCCACTTGGAGGTGGAGAAAACCGCCGGCTGGGTGCAGAGCTTGGTGGAAGCAGCCTGGGAGCGTTCGCCCCAGTGGCACGACTGGAAGCTCCAGTTGCTGCCCTCCTCCCGCTCCTGCAGGCTCCTGCTGACCGGCCCCTGCCAGGTGCAGCTCTGcgctgagctgctcctggcagtgcGGCAGGGCCGGCCAGGCAACTTCCTGGTGCTGGAATAGGCCGGGGTAGCCTCATGTGTTTTACTGAAAGGCAGCTCTTGCAAATCCCTGAGCTTAGAGTAGGCAGCGTCCAGCTTTCCCAGTGTACTGCTTTAGTGTGGGGTAGAGTTAGAGTAGAGTAGGCCTAGATTAATCTGGAGTtagattttccctttttgccCTTTTCCTAGGTCTGGTTTCGACTGGGGTAGAATCAGGTTTAGTACTGTAGAGGTTTGGATTTTTCCTTAGTGCTTTCCCAAGGGGTGGTTTAGTCTGGGGTAGAGTTAGGCTAAAACACATAGTCAGTATAGGGTTAAATATTCTTCATATAGTCAACATATATTTTTGTACCTTTCTGCTTcaaacttgaaaataaagagaaaggttGAGAAGAGCTTGCCCagtgtcaaggccttttctgcttctcgtcctgccaggctggggctggggctgcctgagGTGTTGTTCCTTGCACTATGTTAGTATGTTTATATTTGGGTTCAAGGCCAGTTAACATTTCTTGTATCCTGATTagtgcatttttaatttgaaattgtCTCAGCCCTCTGTTTTTGCTACACAAGTCTTCTCTGTTTGCAGTAAATAAAACCTACATTAG containing:
- the LOC116785625 gene encoding inositol 1,4,5-trisphosphate receptor-interacting protein-like 1; translation: MDSALVLLLAVLAVLPEPTHDRPSDAVAAERMKRRQMFLEEKMSELWEEVEWRRALEKVPLLWILQHWLFWVAAAAVLCWLAWRRQRDSWPGEEEEELGAAAGAVRPFPELSRSPLQELPYMGRTLKKLVRDLLEVCQVLSQNTFMPELHPATQKQGTLESWSDLGHQIIYQLVVFLRPPPRHSFQLQPPGGRHVPERCSNIRVVLECSCSSTTGETSCFVHPTHDAQPSRLLRTLCTGSHLEVEKTAGWVQSLVEAAWERSPQWHDWKLQLLPSSRSCRLLLTGPCQVQLCAELLLAVRQGRPGNFLVLE